One segment of Macrotis lagotis isolate mMagLag1 chromosome 1, bilby.v1.9.chrom.fasta, whole genome shotgun sequence DNA contains the following:
- the LOC141516506 gene encoding major urinary protein-like, with the protein MPRVFIRILLTHSAVIRASKEKNKEMKILLLTVGLVLVFGIKAQPNNLEDPKSLSGIWYTVAVCANVTSKIEEGGELRLYVRDITVHDDGNLSGTFCRKEHEEEILFPLSTFLDSDGERHFLYDGRNDFALESQGDQYAMFSVKNVKNDDTTAWGVLYGRTPDLPEEIKEKFEEMCIHMGTDKNQVKDLSNDDACDRP; encoded by the exons ATGCCCAGAGTATTCATAAGAATCCTTCTCACACATTCAGCTGTTATTAGagcatcaaaggaaaaaaataaggagaTGAAAATCCTACTGCTGACTGTGGGGCTGGTCCTGGTCTTTGGCATCAAAGCCCAACCTAACAACTTGGAAGACCCAAAATCT CTTTCAGGAATATGGTACACTGTTGCAGTTTGCGCTAATGTGACATCTAAGATTGAGGAAGGAGGTGAACTTAGGCTATATGTCAGAGATATCACAGTACATGATGATGGCAATCTTAGTGGAACTTTCTGCAGAAA ggaacatgaagaagaaattttatttcctttgagtaCTTTCTTAGACAGTGATGGTGAAAGGCATTTTCTAT ATGATGGAAGAAATGATTTTGCCCTTGAAAGTCAGGGTGATCAATATGCCATGTTTTccgtaaaaaatgtaaaaaatgatgaTACAACTGCTTGGGGAGTACTCTATG GCCGTACTCCAGACTTGCCagaggaaataaaggagaaatttgaGGAAATGTGCATACATATGGGAACTGACAAAAATCAAGTTAAAGACCTGTCCAATGATG ATGCATGTGACAGGCCTTGA